AGATCAACGACGAAGTTCAGATTATTGGTTTGCATGATACATTGAAGACAGTTGTTACTGGCATTGAAATGTTTAACAAGACCCTTGACGAAGGGCGCGCTGGTGATAATGCCGGCGTGTTGCTCCGTGGGACAAAGAAAGAAGAAGTAGAGCGTGGGCAAGTGCTCGCAAAGCCAGGATCGGTAACCCAGCACACCGAATTC
The genomic region above belongs to Deltaproteobacteria bacterium and contains:
- the tuf gene encoding elongation factor Tu (EF-Tu; promotes GTP-dependent binding of aminoacyl-tRNA to the A-site of ribosomes during protein biosynthesis; when the tRNA anticodon matches the mRNA codon, GTP hydrolysis results; the inactive EF-Tu-GDP leaves the ribosome and release of GDP is promoted by elongation factor Ts; many prokaryotes have two copies of the gene encoding EF-Tu), translating into MPVEDVFSIEGRGTVVTGRIERGIVKINDEVQIIGLHDTLKTVVTGIEMFNKTLDEGRAGDNAGVLLRGTKKEEVERGQVLAKPGSVTQHTEF